The genomic DNA ACGAGGTACTGATAATCTTTTCATGGAGAAAGCTCTTGAATATATTAGAGACAATTCTGAGATTCGCGAAGTTATCATTTCTGGCGGTGATCCACTTATTTTATCTGATTCGCGCATCTTTGATTTGTTAAAAAAGCTACGTTCAATAAATCATATTAAAACTCTACGCATTGATACTAAAGTTCCCTCCAGCCTCCCACAAAGAATAACTAAAGAGTTAATTGAAATTTTAAGACAGTTCCAACCAATATACATTGTTGGACATTTTTTGCATCCAGTCGAACTTACGGAAGAAGTTATTGATGCATGCAAAAGACTGGTCGAAGCTGGTATTATTGTTTCTGCTCATACCCCCCTTTTGAGAAAAATCAATGATAATGAAAAAATCCTGGAAGAATTAATGTGGAAACTTTTTGAAAACCGAATTCTACCTTACTATTTGATTCAATTCATTCCAACAAAATGGACAGAACATTTTCGGGTTCCGATTGCAAGGGCGCTAGAAATAATGAAATGGTTACATGAACATCTTCCTGGTTTAGCTATTCCGACTTATATTGTATATCTACCGGGAGGAGCTGGAAAAGTGCCTGTAACCCCAAATTATTTAGTAACACAAACAGATGATGGTTGTTTTTTTCAAAATCTCGAAGGTAAACTATCATTTTATCGGGAACACGAAATAAAGCAATTCAAAGATGATGCATCTATTCCAGATGATACAAAACGAAACCAAAGTACAAACAATGTATTACACTCAATTTTTTAAGATGGGTTGGTGGGTTTTATGAAAACTTCATTGCAAACTCATCTTAAAAATGATTAGTCAGATTTTGGCTAATGGGCTTATAGCCGGCAGCGTCTATGCCTTAGTCGCTCTCGGCTTTTCTGTTATTTACAGCACCGTCCGCTTCTTTCACTTCGCGCATGGCGTGGTTTATACCGCCGGCGCATATTTCACCTTCCTTTACTTCATTCTTTTCAAACTACCGTTCGCAGTCGCAGTGGCGCTGGCAATTTTATCGGCAGCGCTTTTGGGCGTGGCTATAGAATTCCTCGTGTACAAACCAATCAAAAGGCAAAGGGCAAGTGGCACAATCTTACTCATTGCTTCCCTCGGGGTTTCCATCATTCTGCAAAACCTCATTTCGCTTTTCTTCGGGGATGACACCAAAACCATTCGCACGGGCGAAGTGCGCGAAGGGCTGAATGTTTTGGGGGCGCGTATCACGCCGGTGCAAATCGCCATCATTCTCACGAGTCTCGTGTTGTTTGCGTTCACTTTTATCATTCTCAAACGCAGCAAAATCGGCAAAGCCCTGCGCGCGGTTGCCAACGATCCGGAGCTTGCCGTTGCTATGGGGTTGAACAAAGACAGAATCATCTACTTCACGTACTTTGTTGGCTCCGCGTTGGCGGCGATTGCGGCTATTCTCATTTCGCTCGATATCGACATGACCCCGCTCATGGGTTTTCAAGCCATGCTGTACGGCGTGGTCGCGGTGGTCATTGGCGGGTTGGGCAACATTCTCGGTGCTTACTTGGGTGGGCTGCTGCTAGGCTTGGCGCAACATCTCGGGGTGTGGTATATCTCTTCGCAATGGCAAGACGCGATTGCGTTCGTCATTCTCATTTTGTTCCTGCTCTTCCGGCCACAGGGGTTCTTCTGGAAGAAGATTCGGAAGGCGGAGGTTTAGCATGGGGCAAGGAGCAAGGGGCAAAAAGAAAAAAGCAAAAGCGATCTGCGAACAGAAAAGCATTGCTAATCCAGTCGAGGAATGTTATAATCAGGCGTTGAGATCCAGTGATTTGACGCGACGCCTGGCATGGAGGGATAGATGTTTGATTTGACGAGATTTACGTCCACGAACAAATCCGAATTCGAGCAATTAGCGCGTGATCGCAAAGAAGATTTAGACGCGCTGCGCGAAAAAGGGCGATGGACGGCGTCGGTTTACCTTGGGCCGTACATAGTCGAGGCGCGGCTGAAGTTCAAAATCTGTGACGTGCTCAAGTTGGAGAAGTTGCCGGCAATTCTTAAAACGCATGATCTGAATGCGCTGGTAATTTATGCCGGTTTAAAAGATGAGCTAAAATCTTTACCAGAAGTATTTGCCAGTTTTAGCAGCATCAACGTATCCCCTCGGTGAACCCATATCCGATTCGATGACGGGGTTATTTAAAGGCGTAGTTTATTGCTTTGTAGATTGTGCTGACCAATTTTGCGGAAGCAACTCCGCAAGCTGGTGGTGGGGATGATCGGGGAGGCGTGTGAGAAGGTCTTTGAGATAGGCGAACGGTTCGACGTTGTGAAGTTTTGCAGTAGCAACAAGCGAATAGATGATGGCGGCGCGTTTGGCGCCCTCATGCGAGCCAGCAAAAAGATAATTCTTGCGTCCCAATGCTACCGGGCGAATGGCATTCTCGACGAGATTGTTGTCAATCTCCAAGCGACCGTCATTCGTGTATTTCGCCAGCTTCGGCCACTGCCCGAGCATATAGCCAATAGCTTTGCCGATGGCGCTCTTGGGCAACACCTGCGTGCCGTTTTGCCCAAGCCAAGTTTTAATCTCCGCCAAAATGGGCACCGCGTGTTGTTGGCGCAGCGCATTTCTCTCGTCGAACGACATCTGCGCTTCACGCGCTTGCCGCTCAAGTGCATAAAGCGCTTGCAGCTTCACCAGCATCCACGCGGCACGCTCGCGATCGGAATCTTGCGCTTGCTCAAAATAACGCCGCGCGTGGGCAAAGCAACCCACGGCCATGACTCCCGGCCGTGCCAGGATATCATCATAACCGGTGTAGCCATCGCATTGCAAATAGCCCTGAAAGTTTTTGAGCATCTCATTGGGCCCGGCGCGACTGCGGCCCGGCCGATAATCAAACAAAACCAGCTTGGCAACCGGATCATAATACACCCAATGATAACCCAGATGCGTTTTGCCCGGCTTGCTGCGATCTAAAACCGGAAGTGGAGTTTCATCAACCATCAAGTAGGATGATTGTTGAATGAGGGCGCGATGCGTTTCATACAATGGCAATAGCACCTCGCCACAGGCTGTCACCCAGCCGCCAAGCGTGGATTCGGGAAGTCTAACGTG from Cytophagia bacterium CHB2 includes the following:
- a CDS encoding KamA family radical SAM protein; the protein is MNYRIVEKWKEIDPNQWNDWRWQLQNAIRSIDQLIDIVDDFSIEKPTWKQRLVLERINDSFEMKITPHTVLNIKNTLLNRDQIGFDALMNSFLPNVMEASRFHDDTDGIGEETFDSKPTSLVTNFYRNRVLFFVSNICASYCRFCFRRRKVGDRVDQSIERGTDNLFMEKALEYIRDNSEIREVIISGGDPLILSDSRIFDLLKKLRSINHIKTLRIDTKVPSSLPQRITKELIEILRQFQPIYIVGHFLHPVELTEEVIDACKRLVEAGIIVSAHTPLLRKINDNEKILEELMWKLFENRILPYYLIQFIPTKWTEHFRVPIARALEIMKWLHEHLPGLAIPTYIVYLPGGAGKVPVTPNYLVTQTDDGCFFQNLEGKLSFYREHEIKQFKDDASIPDDTKRNQSTNNVLHSIF
- a CDS encoding branched-chain amino acid ABC transporter permease; this encodes MISQILANGLIAGSVYALVALGFSVIYSTVRFFHFAHGVVYTAGAYFTFLYFILFKLPFAVAVALAILSAALLGVAIEFLVYKPIKRQRASGTILLIASLGVSIILQNLISLFFGDDTKTIRTGEVREGLNVLGARITPVQIAIILTSLVLFAFTFIILKRSKIGKALRAVANDPELAVAMGLNKDRIIYFTYFVGSALAAIAAILISLDIDMTPLMGFQAMLYGVVAVVIGGLGNILGAYLGGLLLGLAQHLGVWYISSQWQDAIAFVILILFLLFRPQGFFWKKIRKAEV
- a CDS encoding IS66 family transposase gives rise to the protein MTETARTLTYDELLFEYHRVSEELAQLKRLIFGQKRERFVPLANEQQLAIGLNEEAPAAAPVATATITYTRHQKKSSSAKLPSRNPLPAHLRREEIVIAPAEDVSTLKKIGDEITEELEYQPGELYVKRYVRPKYVRPEGDDSAGSPVVVATLPTRPIEKGIAGPGLLAHVLISKFVDHLPLYRQQQQFRRQHVRLPESTLGGWVTACGEVLLPLYETHRALIQQSSYLMVDETPLPVLDRSKPGKTHLGYHWVYYDPVAKLVLFDYRPGRSRAGPNEMLKNFQGYLQCDGYTGYDDILARPGVMAVGCFAHARRYFEQAQDSDRERAAWMLVKLQALYALERQAREAQMSFDERNALRQQHAVPILAEIKTWLGQNGTQVLPKSAIGKAIGYMLGQWPKLAKYTNDGRLEIDNNLVENAIRPVALGRKNYLFAGSHEGAKRAAIIYSLVATAKLHNVEPFAYLKDLLTRLPDHPHHQLAELLPQNWSAQSTKQ